The Eublepharis macularius isolate TG4126 chromosome 11, MPM_Emac_v1.0, whole genome shotgun sequence genome includes a region encoding these proteins:
- the UBP1 gene encoding upstream-binding protein 1 isoform X2 has protein sequence MAWVLKMDEVIESGLAHDFDASLSGIGQELGAGAYSMSDVLALPIFKQEDSSLPPDNDAKHPPFQYVMCAATSPAVKLHDETLTYLNQGQSYEIRLLDNRKVGDMPEISGKLVKSIIRVVFHDRRLQYTEHQQLEGWKWNRPGDRLLDLDIPMSVGVIDIRTNPSQLNAVEFLWDPGKRTSAFIQVHCISTEFTPRKHGGEKGVPFRIQVDTFKQAENGEYTDHLHSASCQIKVFKPKGADRKQKTDREKMEKRTAPEKEKYQPSYDTTILTECSPWPDTPTAFVNSSPTPTPTFSSTPRSTYSVPDSNSSSPNHQGDGIPQVSGEQLHPSATIQETQQWLLKHRFSSYTRLFSNFSGADLLKLTREDLVQICGPADGIRLYNALKSRSVRPRLTIYVCQEQSRSIQLERQQDSGSAESRNGAIYVYHAIYLEEMVASEVTRKLALVFNIPLHQINQVYRQGPTGIHIIVSDQMVQNFEDESCFLVTTIKDENGEGFHIILK, from the exons ATGGCGTGGGTGCTGAAGATGGACGAAGTGATCGAGTCCGGGCTGGCGCACGACTTCGACGCCAGCCTCTCCGGCATCGGGCAGGAGCTGGGGGCCGGCGCCTATAGCATGAG TGATGTTCTGGCACTGCCCATTTTCAAGCAAGAAGATTCTAGCCTTCCACCTGATAATGATGCAAAACATCCACCTTTTCAATATGTTATGTGTGCTGCAACATCTCCTGCTGTCAAACTACACGATGAAACCCTGACTTACTTAAATCAAG GTCAGTCCTATGAAATACGACTGTTAGATAATCGAAAAGTGGGAGATATGCCAGAGATCAGTGGAAAACTGGTGAAG AGTATTATAAGAGTCGTGTTCCATGACAGAAGACTGCAGTATACAGAGCATCAGCAGCTAGAGGGTTGGAAGTGGAATCGTCCCGGAGACAGACTGCTTGATTTAG ATATTCCTATGTCAGTTGGAGTAATTGATATACGGACAAATCCAAGCCAACTCAATGCAGTTGAATTTCTGTGGGATCCTGGAAAACGCACATCTGCCTTTATTCAG GTGCATTGTATCAGCACTGAATTCACACCTCGTAAACATGGAGGTGAAAAAGGAGTTCCTTTTAGGATTCAGGTTGACACTTTTAAACAGGCTGAAAATGGAGAATACACTGATCATCTGCATTCAGCCAGCTGCCAAATCAAAGTTTTTAAG CCGAAAGGGGCAGACAGGAAACAGAAAACAGACAGAGAAAAGATGGAGAAACGCACtgcccctgaaaaagaaaaatatcaaCCTTCATATGACACTACAATTCTCACAGAG TGTTCACCATGGCCTGATACACCTACTGCATTTGTGAACAGTAGCCCAACCCCAACTCCGACTTTTTCCTCTACTCCGCGTAGTACTTACAGTGTCCCAGACAG TAATTCATCATCTCCAAATCACCAAGGAGATGGAATTCCCCAAGTGTCTGGAGAG caaCTTCATCCGTCAGCCACAATCCAGGAAACCCAACAATGGTTGCTAAAACATAGGTTTTCTTCTTACACAaggctgttttcaaatttctcag GTGCTGATTTATTGAAGCTGACAAGAGAAGACCTGGTACAGATCTGTGGTCCAGCTGATGGAATTCGGCTATATAATGCACTTAAATCAAG GTCTGTTAGGCCACGTCTAACAATCTATGTATGCCAGGAGCAATCAAGAAGCATACAACTGGAAAGGCAGCAAGACTCAGGCAGTGCGGAGAGCAGGAATGGTGCAATATATG tttatcaTGCAATCTACTTGGAAGAAATGGTTGCCTCAGAAGTCACTCGCAAGCTTGCTTTGGTGTTCAATATCCCTTTGCATCAAATTAATCAGGTTTACAGACAGGGTCCTACTGGCATCCATATCATTGTCAGCGATCAG ATGGTGCAAAACTTTGAAGATGAGAGTTGCTTCTTAGTTACCACAATAAAAG ATGAAAATGGTGAAGGCTTCCATATAATTTTGAAGTGA
- the UBP1 gene encoding upstream-binding protein 1 isoform X1 produces the protein MAWVLKMDEVIESGLAHDFDASLSGIGQELGAGAYSMSDVLALPIFKQEDSSLPPDNDAKHPPFQYVMCAATSPAVKLHDETLTYLNQGQSYEIRLLDNRKVGDMPEISGKLVKSIIRVVFHDRRLQYTEHQQLEGWKWNRPGDRLLDLDIPMSVGVIDIRTNPSQLNAVEFLWDPGKRTSAFIQVHCISTEFTPRKHGGEKGVPFRIQVDTFKQAENGEYTDHLHSASCQIKVFKPKGADRKQKTDREKMEKRTAPEKEKYQPSYDTTILTEMRLEPIIEDAVEHEQKKSSKRTLPADYGDSLAKRGSCSPWPDTPTAFVNSSPTPTPTFSSTPRSTYSVPDSNSSSPNHQGDGIPQVSGEQLHPSATIQETQQWLLKHRFSSYTRLFSNFSGADLLKLTREDLVQICGPADGIRLYNALKSRSVRPRLTIYVCQEQSRSIQLERQQDSGSAESRNGAIYVYHAIYLEEMVASEVTRKLALVFNIPLHQINQVYRQGPTGIHIIVSDQMVQNFEDESCFLVTTIKDENGEGFHIILK, from the exons ATGGCGTGGGTGCTGAAGATGGACGAAGTGATCGAGTCCGGGCTGGCGCACGACTTCGACGCCAGCCTCTCCGGCATCGGGCAGGAGCTGGGGGCCGGCGCCTATAGCATGAG TGATGTTCTGGCACTGCCCATTTTCAAGCAAGAAGATTCTAGCCTTCCACCTGATAATGATGCAAAACATCCACCTTTTCAATATGTTATGTGTGCTGCAACATCTCCTGCTGTCAAACTACACGATGAAACCCTGACTTACTTAAATCAAG GTCAGTCCTATGAAATACGACTGTTAGATAATCGAAAAGTGGGAGATATGCCAGAGATCAGTGGAAAACTGGTGAAG AGTATTATAAGAGTCGTGTTCCATGACAGAAGACTGCAGTATACAGAGCATCAGCAGCTAGAGGGTTGGAAGTGGAATCGTCCCGGAGACAGACTGCTTGATTTAG ATATTCCTATGTCAGTTGGAGTAATTGATATACGGACAAATCCAAGCCAACTCAATGCAGTTGAATTTCTGTGGGATCCTGGAAAACGCACATCTGCCTTTATTCAG GTGCATTGTATCAGCACTGAATTCACACCTCGTAAACATGGAGGTGAAAAAGGAGTTCCTTTTAGGATTCAGGTTGACACTTTTAAACAGGCTGAAAATGGAGAATACACTGATCATCTGCATTCAGCCAGCTGCCAAATCAAAGTTTTTAAG CCGAAAGGGGCAGACAGGAAACAGAAAACAGACAGAGAAAAGATGGAGAAACGCACtgcccctgaaaaagaaaaatatcaaCCTTCATATGACACTACAATTCTCACAGAG ATGAGGCTTGAGCCTATAATTGAAGATGCAGTTGAACATGAGCAGAAAAAGTCCAGCAAGCGGACTTTGCCAGCAGACTACGGTGATTCTCTGGCAAAGCGAGGCAGT TGTTCACCATGGCCTGATACACCTACTGCATTTGTGAACAGTAGCCCAACCCCAACTCCGACTTTTTCCTCTACTCCGCGTAGTACTTACAGTGTCCCAGACAG TAATTCATCATCTCCAAATCACCAAGGAGATGGAATTCCCCAAGTGTCTGGAGAG caaCTTCATCCGTCAGCCACAATCCAGGAAACCCAACAATGGTTGCTAAAACATAGGTTTTCTTCTTACACAaggctgttttcaaatttctcag GTGCTGATTTATTGAAGCTGACAAGAGAAGACCTGGTACAGATCTGTGGTCCAGCTGATGGAATTCGGCTATATAATGCACTTAAATCAAG GTCTGTTAGGCCACGTCTAACAATCTATGTATGCCAGGAGCAATCAAGAAGCATACAACTGGAAAGGCAGCAAGACTCAGGCAGTGCGGAGAGCAGGAATGGTGCAATATATG tttatcaTGCAATCTACTTGGAAGAAATGGTTGCCTCAGAAGTCACTCGCAAGCTTGCTTTGGTGTTCAATATCCCTTTGCATCAAATTAATCAGGTTTACAGACAGGGTCCTACTGGCATCCATATCATTGTCAGCGATCAG ATGGTGCAAAACTTTGAAGATGAGAGTTGCTTCTTAGTTACCACAATAAAAG ATGAAAATGGTGAAGGCTTCCATATAATTTTGAAGTGA